CTACATGGGCCAGGGCGGGCGCATCATCAACATCGGCAGCACCAATGCCGAGCGCATGCCGTTTGCCGGCGGCGCACCGTACGCCATGAGCAAGTCGGCGCTGGTCGGGCTGACCAAAGGCATGGCCCGCGACCTGGGGCCGCAAGGCATTACCGTGAACAACGTGCAACCGGGGCCGGTTGACACCGACATGAACCCTGCCAGCGGCGAGTTCGCCGAGAGCCTGATACCGCTGATGGCGATCGGGCGCTATGGGCAGGCCGACGAGATTGCCAGCTTCGTTGCCTATCTGGCGGGCCCGGAAGCGGGTTACATCACCGGGGCCAGCTTGACCGCCGATGGTGGCTTTGCAGCGTGATATCACCGGTTGCCGGCCACGGCCTGTGCCGGCAACCGCTTTTTCAGCCAGGCACCAGAAGCTGCTCCATCATTTCCAGAAACGCCCGCGCCGCAGGCGTCGGGCTTTGCGACCACACCGCATACAAATGCCGCACCGGTGCATCGGCCAACCGCGCAACTGCCACCCCCGAGATGCCCTGCGCGATGCGCTCGGGTACCAGCCCGACCGCCATGCCGCGCTGCACGAATTTCTCCACCAGACGAATATGCCCGATCTCGAACTTCACCCGTCGCACCACCCCCGCCGCCAGGAACGCTTCATCGGTCTGGCGCCGTGCCCCGGTACCCTCGGGGAAGTCCACCAGCACCTCGTCGGTCAGATCTGCCAGCGTCAGTTGCCCCCTACCTGCCAGCCGATGGCCTGGCGGCAACAACGCCACCAGTTCCTCACGCGCCAGCAAACGATGATGTACCCCATGCAAGGCTTCGCCTTGCCACAGGCCGATAAACCCCACATCCAGGCGTCGCTCGCAAACGTCGGCCACCAGCCATTCACTCTTGGCGGTGAGCCAGCGCACGTCCACGTCCGGGTAACGGCCGTGGAATACCGCCAGCAGTTCGACCAGGTCGAGCGCAGTAAGCGAACTGATCTCGCCAATCGACAACCGCCCACGTACCTGGCCACAAGCGGCAGCCACATCATCGGCAATCCGCCCCGCAGCCTCGACGGCCGGCCGGGCGCTGAGCACGAAAGCCTCGCCAGCAGGCGTCAGGCGCACGCGCCGCGAACTACGCTCGAACAGGCTGACCCCCAACTGCGCTTCCAGACGCGCCACCTGATGGCTGAGCGCCGATTGCACCACATGA
The Pseudomonas sp. KU43P genome window above contains:
- a CDS encoding LysR family transcriptional regulator, with protein sequence MNLKQLEYALAVADTGSFTRAAERCHVVQSALSHQVARLEAQLGVSLFERSSRRVRLTPAGEAFVLSARPAVEAAGRIADDVAAACGQVRGRLSIGEISSLTALDLVELLAVFHGRYPDVDVRWLTAKSEWLVADVCERRLDVGFIGLWQGEALHGVHHRLLAREELVALLPPGHRLAGRGQLTLADLTDEVLVDFPEGTGARRQTDEAFLAAGVVRRVKFEIGHIRLVEKFVQRGMAVGLVPERIAQGISGVAVARLADAPVRHLYAVWSQSPTPAARAFLEMMEQLLVPG